The Scomber scombrus chromosome 19, fScoSco1.1, whole genome shotgun sequence DNA window GTGTGAGGCCTACCTGGAGAAAGACTTggagggaacacacacacacacacatacaccagtCAGACTCCCTTTCTGTAAGCCTTATGGGAAATTTTTTTAACTGCTCAGGATGTCCTGCTAAATATCACTTTTATAACTCAGTAAATGCTGAAACAgcctgtttgtgttgtgttgcaggCAGGTTTTTTGTGGGTCTACCAGAGCAGATTCCCCACAGCTCCATGCTAACAGAGGCCAGCCTGCAGTACTACGTCAGCCAGTACAAAGAGCTTGACTTCAAGTTGCTCAGATTTAACAGATAAAACACCACTTCACACCAAAAATCAGCTGTGGATCAACTTTAAACTACTTAATCCATATTTTCAGCGAGTGAAGGAGCTCACTCTctcagaaaatattcagatctcttcctttttttattcttttatgtCACCTGTGTTTCATCGGCAGCTGCTCTGCAGGAGATctctgattttttatttattacaatacaatattcACTCTGATGGCTAATGGTGAATAGACAGAACATCATTTCTAGGGGGGTTAAACATActcaaaaaagtgaaataaaagaattgtaactgtaactgaatacaaataaaaaaactaaactaacacACGTCATCTGTGCTTTATCAAATATCAGATTCAGATTCGGAAACATCACTAATACCTTCACCAACAATTAGTTCAACGGAAAACAATCAATTGTTCACTACTTTTTAACAATATATTCCAGATCCAGCTGCTTAATCGatggttttctttgtcttttatgacattaaactgaatatttttaggtttttgactgttggtcTGACAAAGTAAAGCTATTTatctcaaaaaatgtaaaagaaaattatGAGATCCGTGCAAGTATCATCTCAGTAGAAGAACTGTAATCCATTATTAGAAAAATGCCTTTGAATAAAAGTTCTTATCCAGGATTGGATATATAACCTTTAGGAAGGATTTAAAACTGTTTCTTTGAAGCGAAGCTTAACATCCCTCATTTCTAAACCAAGTAAAGATCCTCATATCTTGATAACTGGCGACCTATAACCTTGCTCAATTCTGACTAAAAATGACTGTGCACTGTATGCTAAAAGATTAAAATTATGTTTAGAGGGAGAGTTTATTTTCTACAACATAGTTAGGTTGTATGAAAGGTCGGCACATCTGTAATAACATCCATCTTGTTTTAATTGGTGTCAAGTCAATGATCTTATTCTTGGGCTTCTACAAAGCTTTTGATACTGTCGCACACTCTTTTATGAGGCTTTACAATAATTTGGGTTTGGAAAGAAATTAAGGAATATCATAAGTACATTCTATACTAACATTAATAATTGTGTCTCCTTAGCTCCATGTTTTGATGTCAAACATGGAATTAGACAAGGGTGCCCTATCTcaccatttttgttttaaattcctGTAGAACTTCTTAATATGTTTATTGTCGATTGCGTAATTGTAGAAGGTGTTAAGATAGGTGACAAGGTTCTAACCGGCTAATGATACCTGCTGTTTGTTCCTTCAAAATGAGCTTCAAGTACTCATTATTATAGATGCCTTAAAACGTTTTCAAGTGCATCAGGCCTcactattaataaaaaaataagtgtgaaATAAGATTTCTGTAGATGATATAAAGGTTTTAAGAAGTTGTCAAGTATTTGGGAATCACTAAGCAAATGTCAAGATGAAagagtcttttaaaaaaagttgttgatattttgcccctctcatgtatgttaatgaaaTTGACAAcattattaggaacaccatacAATATAACACACCCTAGtacatcaccatcacccactatgatctcaataataaacataaagtagaattatcaccttcttgacaatgtcaataaaaatggaaaatgtataaTCTTCATAAAtatagaatttaaagcagagctattacattggattgaattagattgcacaggtctATCTAAAAAAGTGGCCAGCGACTGTATAGTTTCTCcatggttatggttatggttatagtgataataatacattttattttatttataaagcacgttacattttcaaagcaaaactcaaagtgctacaagacaaataaaacaataaacaccagataataattaaaatacaaaagatctattaaaaataaataatgttttttttccctccgcACCATTAGGGGGCGTGTGTCTGCTGTAAATAAATGCCATCGTGGGTAGTCGAGGGCCGCCCAGCCATGTTGAGGAGTCTGTCAAGCAAACTGCAGCCCGCCATTGTGTAGAAACCAAGCTCTATAGAGAGATAGGGGCGCTTGGTTGAAACTCTTCAATAGCTAGACTAATTCTGCACCCTGCCGCTTTTATTTAGGAGTATATACAGTTACACAGGCTCCGGGGGGGAAAAGACATGTCAGCCAGCAGCCTTCTTGAACAGGTAAAGAGAGGTATTTTCTGAACATTTACGAGGGCCAAATTTCTCAGCATCGCGACGGCTAGCGAGGATAGCTTAGCTCAGAGGCagcggctgtggctcagtagTGCAGTAGGCCTGACCACCTGCTAAAGGAACTGACTGCTGAAAAATATATCTCTTCAtctattttttccccttcctctcttctcataAATCAAACCTTCATGAATCACCTGGACCCAATCCAGAGACCGAAAGGCCAAGCTAATAAAGGTAAGAACAAATATTGTCTTAACGTGATCGTCTTGGGTTGAGAGAATGCGGATCTTTTTTTACGTGCGGTGCGCGTTGAAAATCTTGCGTGCGCGGATGTGATCGCTAATCTCAGGCCTGCCTGTTAGCTGGACATGTTTTTTTGGTATTCAGTGTTAACTACTCAGCGAAACACAACACGACATTATGTTCAACAAGAGTGTTTTCAATCCTACACACACTCAGCCTCCTTTACATCCTCTGCAACGGCAGTCGTAGGTTCACACAACTAACTAGCTAACTATTGGCTAGCTAACGTTAAATGGCAACATGATACACATCAGCATCCTTTTCCTGGTTTACTTGCACCACTTTTTATTGCAATGACAGGTGCGAGAGTGAAGTCTTATTACTCCCTCTCACTAGATAGTGGTCCCTGTTAGACATTATTGCTACAGGTGCCAACCTAGCATGTTGGCCACTCGGCTAATGTTAGCCAAGTCCGTCATGTTGAAAGGACTCTTGGCGCTCGTTAACATGGAGACGCTGCGCACTGCACGCAGCTAGCACGCTAGCTGTGTGGTTGCTAAGTTAACCCAAAATGACACGTCTTCCGACATGCTTTTCCTGTATCCAAACCGGCCTTGTGCTTTCCAGTCATCATGCTTTTCAGACTGTAATGTTAGACAACGTGTTTTTACCAaccagtttgtttttatttcactttttcttgtCCTAAAAAAGCTCGTCCAATTCCGTCAGCTGTAACAGAGAGCACTAAACTTCAGGATACAATGCCTTGAACGCTGGTCCACCTGcatttaacatatatttaatCTACTTGGGAAGTTCACCAGTGTCATAAACTAGCTATAATTTCGTTTAGTCTGTTGTAGGTGAGTTTTAAGTGTTATATCGTGCCAATATACAGCCTGTGCAAAGTACATTTGATTCATCTCATTGCTTAAGCCTATGCTGTGTAATCTAAAGCATATTTAGGTGTTGCATGATGTTTTATTGCACCCAGTTAAGTGTCTTTTCCCGTGACACTCATTAATAATTGCAGGGAGTGGTATAGTTATGTAATAGGCACTGATGTGAAATGAATAGATAATGTTATGTATCTCACGCAGACCCGTATGCTCTGTTTACATccgtgttgtttttcttttcagtgcaAAACGGAGCTGTGACCCAAAAGGATACTTTGAATGACGATGAGTTTGAGCCTTACCTGAATACTCAGGCCAGACAGGTAAGCTTTATTGACCAGTGTTTGCCCATAGGCTCTAATTTTaagtttaatcacatttattataatgtatcAATGACTTAAGTATCctcaagtttgttttttctcttagtgaattataaatctttttatttatctttccccaattattgtattataattcATATATGTAATCAACACGTTGGTAACTTCCATTTGCATCTCATTAGTGGACTTTGACTGTTATTATTTGGACTTtacaattacttttttattgtatatgtatattgcacacttttatgtacattttttaaaagtaatagAGGCACATGGTGGCGTCTAAGAAAATGCTGACCTCAGTTGCTCAGAACATCCCAACTATATAGTTAATATTACCTGCCATCTTTGATACACAGGGTTATTGTGTATCAAAGATGTTGATTATTGTGAGATGTATTCGCGATGTATATGTATCCAGTTGATTGTAAGCTGGATATTGTGTATATGCATTAAGATGCAGAGAATCATTATAATGTTGACTGGTTAAAAAATCTCTTCTTTTCTGAACATTGAATATAAGTcttttaaagttaatattaGAAGATTGCTATGAAGAGATGTGTTGGTGTAATTTATTTGGTAACTACTCAACAATAAGTTTCTCTATCAGAAGATAAATAGGCTGATATacctgtttttgtatttgtgcacatttttgcTTTACAAAGAAATACAGTAAGGCCTTAAGGGTTTGCAGATGGATTGAGAGCTTTTGTTGAATATCTTGCATTCAATGGCCTTGGATTATATTTCTCTTTACTGTGGTAGATGGAGTCCCCCTTGTGTAGTAACAGGCACACTGTCTGAAGTGGGCTTTAGATGAAATGAATGGAGCCTGTATTTTCCTCCACTTATAAAAATGCAGCATCTTTTTGATCAAGAGACTGTTtactgacacttttttttcttattgtataGTTCAGGGCTATACATGTCCTGATCAGTGATATACTAAGAACAgtagattgttttttatttttatgtggtGAATCTttcctatataatataattacagtaatgtaataACTTTGCTCATCTCTTATCTTGGTCTGACTTTTTGGATCTCCAAGAATAAGGTATATACATATCAAACAGAAGCTGATCATATACTGTTTTCAgttaagtgtgagtgtgttgtggCAAagaacttttatttaaaacttgCGACTAAAACAAATTCTTTTTCTATCTAGAGCAATGCCTATACGGCCATGTCGGACTCGTACATGCCCAGCTACTACAGCCCCTCCATAGGATTTTCCTACTCCCTAAATGAGGCAGCATGGTCCACAGGTGGGGACCCTCCTATGCCTTACCTGGCCTCCTATGGACAGCTGAGCAACGGAGAGCCCCACTACCTCCCGGACGCTATGTTTGGCCAGCCAGGGCCCCTGGGGAGCAACCCTTTCCTGGGTCAGCACGGCTTCAACTTCTTCCCAGGTGGTATCGACTTCTCAGCGTGGGGCAATAGCAGCTCTCAGGGACAGTCGGGGACACCGCAGAGCTCGGGCTACAGCAGCAGCTATGCCTATGCACCCAGCTCACTTGGAGGTGCCATGATCGATGGACAGTCCCCATTTGCACCTGCTGCCAATGAGCCCCTTAACAAGGCACCTGGTATGAACAGCCTTGACCAGGGCATGGCAGGGCTTAAGATCGGTGGTGCTGCTCCTGGTGGAAATGGGGACATGGCTCCTAAGGTGGTTGGCCCTGGCTTACCTGGTGGGGGTCCCCTTGGCCCTGTATCATCTGTTGGACCCCCTAGCATGCCTCCTGTCTCAATTGCCCCTGCCAAACCTGCCTCCTGGGCAGATATTGCCAGCAAGCCAGCCAAGCCTCAACCGAAGCTGAAAACCAAGGGTGGCATGGCCGGTGCCAATTTGCCTCCTCCGCCCATTAAACACAACATGGACATCGGCACTTGGGACAACAAGGGTACTATGCCTAAGGCTGCCACCCCTCAGCAGGTGCCCTCTATTCCCAGCAATGGGCAGCCACCCAATCAGGCGTCCCCACAGTCCGGAGCTACTGCTGCAGGTAACCCACAAATGCCCCTCAGCAATGGACAGCTGGTACCCCCTGTTTCCCAGATGGGCCAGCATCAGCTTCCACCCGGGCAGCCAGGTATGGCTCAGATGCCCCAGCCTCCTCTCTCCCAgggtcctcctcctcccccaagCCAACAACAGCAGCCCTCTCAACCTACTCGCTGGGTCCCTCCACGGAACCGGGCCAATGGATTTGGGGATGCCAGTGGGAGTGGTACAGGCCAGTCGCCTCCCAACTCCTCTGGTGTAGGCGTGGTTCCCGGAGTTCCTTCTGAGCCTCACCCAGTCTTAGAGAAGTTGCGTATGGTCAACAATTATAACCCCAAGGACTTTGACTGGAATCCCAAGCAGGGCCGGGTGTTTATCATCAAGAGCTACTCAGAGGATGACATCCACCGCTCCATCAAGTATAACATCTGGTGCAGCACGGAGCATGGCAACAAGAGGCTTGATGCAGCGTACCGTTCGTTGGGTGGCAAAGGGCCGCTTTATCTTCTGTTCAGTGTCAATGGAAGTGGGCACTTCTGTGGCGTAGCAGAGATGCGCTCGCCCGTGGACTATAACACGTCTGCTGGCGTGTGGTCGCAGGACAAGTGGAAGGGTCGTTTTGATGTGCGTTGGATCTTTGTAAAGGACGTTCCCAACAGTCAGCTGAGACACATTCGACTGGAGAACAACGAAAACAAGCCAGTGACCAACTCTCGGGACACACAAGAGGTGCCACTGGACAAGGCCAGGCAGGTGCTAAAGATCATCGCTGGATATAAACACACCACTTCCATCTTCGATGACTTTTCTCACTACGAGAAGcgtcaggaggaggaagagtgtgtGAAAAAGGTAAAAGAGTTATTGCTGAATGAAGTAAAAGATAAAACAGATGAATTTAAAACGGATGCTCGGCTTTTAACTTGTGTAGAAAAAAAGTGCAGTGTATGAAACCAGTttggatgtgtgtgcatgtaaaacGCTGCTTTTTGCATTACAAAGGAACACGTCTTGAGGATTTACAGCTGAATTGAGTTTACGGTGCACAGTAGGATATTTTGTGacttttctttccctccagtttttcttttttactgtggttttgttttctacttgtttttatgtattgtCATGCTTTAAACTAGAACAATGAACAccagaaaatgttttacttgGTGGCATTCACTTTAGAGCTCATATAAGATGAAAACCTTTTGAAACAATCGGAGGATTACATGAGAATGTACTtgaaaaattgaattgaatggtttatattgtgtttcagttgtttcattttaatttgataGGAATAGATTCACCTGAAAAGGCTACATCAACATATATATTGTCCAGCCTCCTGAACTCATGTGCAATGTAACTTTTCATACTATGTCTTTACTCACTGGAAAGTATTGGATGAAGTCTGTTTAGCTATTTTGAACTTCTGGCATCAACATAAGGAACAAAAATAGAGCACGTGTGTTGCAGTGCACATAATGTAGTTTGCATTTCTTTCTAATTTTAGCAAGGTCCTGTTTAATACTGGGGCGTTGATTcctgcacacacattttgttacttttttttagtTACAAACTAATGGAAAAATAAGCCAAGACAACATAATAACATGAGTCTTTGAAGCTTAACATAGCACTCATTCACCTTTTCATAAGTTGCCATTTTTGCCTTCTTGCTATTATATGGATTGCACACTTGTTTTTCCTGCAGATGAAGATAATGTTTATTATCCAGTATGTTGTGATTTTAGCAGGCTTTAACCCAAAAATTGGTTGTCCTTTATTGACTTCGCTGTATCCCATTTGAGGTATGCCTTAAAAGGAATTTGTACCCCTTGTTAAAACCATGAAAAGTACCATTTAAAAGTTACTTTAATGTTTCACAGCAGGATACATGAGCATAAAAGAAAAACGAGTTGTCCAGGATCCATGAAACATGTCATTTATGATTATAGATTTGGGAATATTGGGTTTATCTGCTGCTTGCATCCTCACATACTCTGCCAGCAAAACATCCTTACATAAACCAGTATAGCAACCTTAGACAACTGATAAGATTCACGTATATATTGTAATAGTTCTATTGTTAAactttcagtgtttttggaTGTTCATTTAGAAAATGGGaaatttaaaatcacatttagaaatgtgatttttttcacatttaaggGGTTAATTTGTGTCAAATTGATATAAGACTTACAATTTTCAGTTTTAAGTGCCATCTTATTGGTAGCCACTTTCATTTAATATAAGCCAAACCActagaaaactaaaactaaaacgaTGGGTTAATAAATTGCATGGTGTtgatacaaacaaaacaattcgtacattttaaaataaccaaGCACTTTGCACTGTATGCATTGTTTATTCAAAGTATACTCAGGCAATTTTTAATAATGGGTTGACATCATGTAAAAGAAGGTTTTAAATTTGGCGTGTGAGATGTTCGACTCTACCTAAATCTAATATGATGTCTGTAGACAGTTGTCTGTATTTTAGCTTTTGACCATGACCTGCTGTGCTTAATGTGAAATTAGCACACGCCATCAAAATCTTACTTCTGCATCCAAATGTGGACTGGTTTCTGTATTACTTTTGTCAATTTTATACAAGTTTTTTGAGTATATAAAGGTGTTTTTCAATCTGAAATTGTTCCAAATGCGCTCAGTTTTCACTCTTCTATGTGTGACAGGTGGAGGTCCAAGGCAGTGAGCCATATCCCAGCAACCCAAGCAACAGGAGTCATTACAGGCTTCAGGTAATTTGCCTCATCTGTGGACATACATTGAAACAGTccttatgttattttaatacttGATGAAGAGATTTCTGTCAGAAATATTCATTATACACCCAGAACTTAGTATGTATTCATATCAAAGGATGAATTGTTGATTGTTCTTGAGAAGTCAAGCATTTGTATCCAAAACTTACATCTGTTTGAGTTGCCATTTGGAGTTAGCTGTAACATGCTaatattttgactgttttttgtttttgtattatgtctaatttgctgtctctctgtgttctaGGAGCGCCAAGGACGAGTCAAGTAACAGTTGGTGCTTTGGTCAAAAGACTGCAATGGCCCCACCTAAAGCCCTATCCACCCCATTACGTCATTACATCCAGATCTCTAAGAAATTCTAATAGGGGTGAAGAATTAACCAAggacaaaaaattaaatgaagacTCTCTTGATTTCTTTTGACTTTAAAGACTTACTTCGAACTTgtagtaaaaagaaaaggaaacgaTTATTCATAGGACTACAACTAAATGCATAGCATCCTTAGGTGAAATCTTTTTTGCCCCACCCCATTCCACTACATATGCTTTTTCCCTCGTAtgctgctttttccttttttaaacgAAAGGATCATCCTCTGTTTTTTATGGTCCATGAGCAAGTCTGTaattctcacacaaacacacaaatccaaTAGAAATTTGTAGTGTTGGCTTATAATAATCTCCCAAAGTCGAGAATGGTCCgtttgtcttattttatttgtaaaccCCCACCCCCTCACCTATCTTCTGAGGATGCTCACATCTTAAACCAGGACCCAGTGGAGTTTCCTCCTCAGTGGATTTTCATCGTAGGCGGGTGTCAACTACGCTCCCTCCAGAATCTGTTTCGTACATGcttgacatgtttttgtttgagaGGACTGCAGATGTTCAAATTGGCCCTCTATTTTGTTTTCGGATATGTTGGACGGAGTGTGTGGGGAAGGTAGGGTGTGGAGGATCTGGAGAGGAAGAGTAAGGAAGGGGGTCAAGAGTTTGAAAGCAGAAGAAATGTTAAGTTGAGCCTTGCTCGGTGTATAATTTCATGGTCTAAAAAAAATTGGGGCCCTCTGTTAACAGTCTTCATTGGATTTTATTtaccctctttttctttcccttggacaaattaattcattgttgCTATGGGctgctttcttgttttttgtttttttttcctcctctctccgtTTTCTAAAGACAGTGATGCGAGGGGCCTTGCCTCCACTCTTTCTATTAATCAGTTCAAAAGTAATAAATGTGATATATTCAGCAGAACTGGTGTGCATTCCCCTTGTTTGACTGTAAAGCAATTTTGTCATGCAGCGCGTCTGTGCActcttttcatctgtttttcttttcccacATGGATATATGAACAAATGTTTTTCTGCTAACCTTTCATACTCAACCCGTCCGCTCCCCATTCTGACCTCAATTTTCACCACTGTACCCTGCATTTCTTACCCCTCTACTTTCCAAACCTGCCTTGTCCTCCACATTTCCCATTTTCCCGTTTCTGACTGCTCAGCCAACCATACTATAATATCACAATCAGCTTCCACCATTTTCAGAATGTCATTGTTGgtgagtaaaaaacaaaaaaaaggagaaaaaaacgcAAGGTCCTCTTTCAGAACTACTGGCTTTTATTTGTGGC harbors:
- the ythdf2 gene encoding YTH domain-containing family protein 2, giving the protein MSASSLLEQRPKGQANKVQNGAVTQKDTLNDDEFEPYLNTQARQSNAYTAMSDSYMPSYYSPSIGFSYSLNEAAWSTGGDPPMPYLASYGQLSNGEPHYLPDAMFGQPGPLGSNPFLGQHGFNFFPGGIDFSAWGNSSSQGQSGTPQSSGYSSSYAYAPSSLGGAMIDGQSPFAPAANEPLNKAPGMNSLDQGMAGLKIGGAAPGGNGDMAPKVVGPGLPGGGPLGPVSSVGPPSMPPVSIAPAKPASWADIASKPAKPQPKLKTKGGMAGANLPPPPIKHNMDIGTWDNKGTMPKAATPQQVPSIPSNGQPPNQASPQSGATAAGNPQMPLSNGQLVPPVSQMGQHQLPPGQPGMAQMPQPPLSQGPPPPPSQQQQPSQPTRWVPPRNRANGFGDASGSGTGQSPPNSSGVGVVPGVPSEPHPVLEKLRMVNNYNPKDFDWNPKQGRVFIIKSYSEDDIHRSIKYNIWCSTEHGNKRLDAAYRSLGGKGPLYLLFSVNGSGHFCGVAEMRSPVDYNTSAGVWSQDKWKGRFDVRWIFVKDVPNSQLRHIRLENNENKPVTNSRDTQEVPLDKARQVLKIIAGYKHTTSIFDDFSHYEKRQEEEECVKKVEVQGSEPYPSNPSNRSHYRLQERQGRVK